From the Lacipirellulaceae bacterium genome, the window TGCTACCGATCGATGCTGCCGGCAAGCCAGGCAGCGAGATTCCTGCAAGCGTTGTGAACATCAGCCGGCTAGGTATTGGCGTCCTCGTTGAGCGCGACCCGCAAGACATTCCTGATCTCTGCGTCATCGGAGTGGAGGACCGTAGCGGCAGCTATCACTACGCTTCTGTTGAGTGGCGTAACCGACGGCTTGCCCTCCCAGCAGTGCACTTGGGAGGAAAGTTCCTCACCGGCGAAGACGATCCGCTAGATGCACGTCAACTCACGCCGCAGTTCGATGCGAAACGCTTGCGGTACTCGGCACCCATGGATGCTGAAGTCATACGTGAGTGGAGGTCTGTCGGCGTTCTTCGTTCGTCCGTTGTCGATCGGGTTAAGAGTTGTTCAAAGTGTTATTCACTTCTTAGTTATCGGGATGGTTGTCCCGACTGTGGTTCGTTCGATACGGAGCCTACTCCCCTCATCCACCACTTTGCGTGTGCTCACGTCGCTGCTGCAGAAGAGTTTGGTCTTGGCCAGATTGCTTGCCCAAAGTGCCGTTCCGGCAACCTAGTAGTCGGTGCTGATTACGAGTATCTCGCCGGACCGCGACGGTGCCGCGAGTGTTCGTGGAGCGACTCGGAACTGGTACTCATTGCCGAATGCATGGGCTGTGGCAAGCGCAGTAATTCCCGCGAAACAGTAGAGAAGGACGTTGTGGCCTACTATGTTAATCGACTGGATCCACTGGATTTCATCCCGGACACTCACTGAGTTACTGTTCGTCACGTGGCCTCTGCTGTGCATCGATGGACTGCGCTATGGCCTTTCGACCGTGCTGATGTGTCTCATTGACGCGGTGCGCGACGGCTTGCGCTGGTTGAGCGGAGCTGCGGAGCCGGTGTGCGATTTTCGGCCAGAGATCTGTGTGGTGCTCGCTGGACTAAACGAAGCCGACACGATCGGAGAAACTCTTGCCTCGGTATGGGGTAGCTATTCTCCCATGGAGATTATTGTCGTCGACGATGGTTCGACTGACGGCATGGCTGATGTAGCACAAAAGTTTGCTGAGAGTCACAGAGGGGTTCTTGTTATTCGCAAGCAGACCAGGGGGGGGAAGTCCTCGGCACTGAACTGTGCCCTGCCCTTCGCGAAAGCTCCAATCATCGTTTGCGTCGATACGGACTCGCACCTCGAGCCGGGGGCTATCGCACGTATTGTTCAGCCTTTCCGCGACTCTCAAGTTGGGGCCGTCTCGGGTGCGGTCGTGGCACGCAACGCGAATACTAGCTTGCTCACGCGATTACAGTCCGCGGAATATCTTCGCTCGGTTTTTATTGGTCGGCTACTCAGTTCACGATTGGGAATGCTGAGCATTGTGTCTGGTGCCTTCGGAGCCTATCGTCGGACAGCTTTGGAGCGCACCGGGGGCTGGGATGTCGGTCCGGGTGAAGACGGTGACTTGGTGCTTAGACTTCGTAAGAGTGGGTGGAAGGTAAAGCATGCACCCTACGCACAATGTTTGACAAACCTCCCGACCGCTTGGCGAACCCTATTCAAGCAGCGTCGCCGTTGGGAATGGGCAGCCGTGACATTCGAGTGCAGAAAACACATTGATTTGGC encodes:
- a CDS encoding glycosyltransferase, whose protein sequence is MLIDWIHWISSRTLTELLFVTWPLLCIDGLRYGLSTVLMCLIDAVRDGLRWLSGAAEPVCDFRPEICVVLAGLNEADTIGETLASVWGSYSPMEIIVVDDGSTDGMADVAQKFAESHRGVLVIRKQTRGGKSSALNCALPFAKAPIIVCVDTDSHLEPGAIARIVQPFRDSQVGAVSGAVVARNANTSLLTRLQSAEYLRSVFIGRLLSSRLGMLSIVSGAFGAYRRTALERTGGWDVGPGEDGDLVLRLRKSGWKVKHAPYAQCLTNLPTAWRTLFKQRRRWEWAAVTFECRKHIDLANIRSPGFRPSNLAILAETWFFRIFLTYTAAATTLVMMVVNPQMLCYVLLTNYVVYVILEIAQWLVVMYYSPKPERDFWSVLCAPLQPVYFLFLKAASLVAYTEEFLWRRSYRDTFVPTHVSQKTWQW